From a region of the Dickeya poaceiphila genome:
- the prfA gene encoding peptide chain release factor 1, whose amino-acid sequence MKSSIVAKLEALQERHEEVQALLGEPSVIADMDRFRALSREYAQLTDITRCFQCWQQTQDDLATAELMLDDPEMRDLAQDELKTAKITSEELEQQLQVLLLPKDPDDERGCFLEIRAGTGGDEAALFAGDLFRMYSRYAESRRWKVEIMSANDGEHGGYKEMIAKVVGDGAYGQLKFESGGHRVQRVPATESQGRIHTSACTVAVMPEVPEAELPDINPSDLKIDTFRSSGAGGQHVNTTDSAIRITHLPTGIVVECQDERSQHKNKAKALSVLAARIRAAEMQKRQQEEASTRRNLLGSGDRSDRIRTYNFPQGRVTDHRINLTLYRLDEAMEGKLDMLIQPIVQEYQADQLAALAEQDQ is encoded by the coding sequence ATGAAGTCTTCTATTGTTGCTAAGCTGGAAGCGTTACAAGAGCGCCATGAAGAAGTGCAGGCGCTGCTGGGGGAACCCAGCGTGATTGCCGATATGGACCGTTTCCGGGCATTGTCCCGCGAATATGCGCAACTTACCGACATTACCCGTTGCTTTCAGTGTTGGCAGCAGACGCAGGACGATCTCGCTACAGCCGAACTGATGCTGGATGACCCTGAAATGCGCGATTTAGCGCAGGATGAACTGAAAACAGCCAAAATAACCAGTGAAGAGCTGGAGCAGCAACTGCAAGTGTTACTGTTGCCGAAAGATCCGGATGATGAACGAGGTTGTTTCCTGGAAATTCGTGCCGGTACGGGGGGCGATGAAGCGGCGCTATTTGCTGGCGATCTGTTCCGTATGTATAGCCGTTATGCCGAGTCTCGTCGCTGGAAGGTTGAAATCATGAGCGCAAACGACGGTGAACATGGCGGTTACAAAGAGATGATTGCCAAGGTGGTCGGTGACGGCGCCTATGGGCAACTGAAGTTTGAGTCCGGCGGCCACCGTGTGCAACGCGTACCGGCCACCGAGTCGCAGGGACGTATTCATACCTCCGCCTGTACCGTAGCGGTGATGCCGGAAGTGCCGGAAGCGGAATTGCCGGATATCAACCCTTCCGATTTGAAAATTGATACCTTCCGTTCCTCCGGTGCAGGCGGGCAACACGTTAACACCACTGATTCCGCTATCCGAATTACTCACCTGCCGACTGGTATTGTGGTGGAGTGTCAGGATGAGCGTTCGCAGCACAAGAACAAAGCCAAAGCGCTGTCGGTGCTGGCTGCCCGTATTCGTGCGGCAGAAATGCAAAAGCGCCAGCAGGAAGAAGCCTCTACCCGGCGTAATTTGTTAGGCAGTGGAGACCGCTCCGACCGTATCCGCACTTACAACTTTCCTCAGGGAAGGGTGACCGATCACCGCATCAACCTGACGCTCTACCGGCTGGATGAAGCGATGGAAGGTAAGCTGGATATGCTGATTCAGCCTATCGTGCAGGAATATCAGGCTGATCAACTGGCGGCGCTGGCCGAGCAGGATCAATGA
- the prmC gene encoding peptide chain release factor N(5)-glutamine methyltransferase, translating into MNYQDWLKQATARLQASDSPKRDAEILLEHVTGKRRTFLLAFGETALTDEECLTLESLLARRVTGEPIAYLVGHREFWSLSLAVSPATLIPRPDTECLVEHALAHLPDCPSAVLDLGTGTGAIALAIAHERPDCQVVGIDRLHEAVALASHNASRLGITNARFLSGDWFSPLDGQRFSLIVSNPPYIDEHDPHLSRGDVRFEPASALVAGAQGLADLQQIIRQAGAFLLDEGWLLLEHGWQQGAAVRALLSQYGFVQVKTHRDYGDNERVTLGQCSAGATCGR; encoded by the coding sequence ATGAATTATCAGGACTGGTTGAAACAGGCGACGGCCCGGCTTCAGGCAAGCGACAGCCCGAAGCGGGACGCTGAGATCCTGCTGGAGCATGTAACCGGTAAACGGCGCACGTTTCTGCTGGCTTTTGGTGAAACTGCGTTGACTGATGAGGAATGCCTGACACTTGAGTCCTTGCTGGCGCGGCGCGTAACCGGCGAACCGATTGCCTATTTGGTCGGGCACCGGGAGTTCTGGTCGTTGTCGCTGGCTGTCTCCCCCGCGACGCTGATCCCACGGCCTGATACCGAATGTCTGGTTGAGCACGCGTTGGCGCATCTGCCTGATTGCCCGTCAGCCGTGCTGGATTTAGGAACCGGCACCGGGGCTATCGCATTGGCGATAGCCCATGAGCGACCTGATTGCCAGGTGGTGGGGATTGATCGCCTGCATGAGGCGGTGGCGCTGGCCAGCCATAATGCCAGCAGGTTGGGGATCACTAATGCCCGGTTCTTGTCGGGAGACTGGTTTTCGCCACTGGATGGGCAACGTTTTTCACTGATTGTCAGCAACCCGCCGTACATTGATGAGCATGACCCGCATCTGTCGCGCGGCGATGTGCGTTTCGAGCCTGCCAGCGCGCTGGTTGCGGGAGCGCAAGGACTGGCTGATTTACAGCAGATTATCCGACAGGCAGGCGCATTTTTGCTGGATGAAGGCTGGCTGCTGTTGGAGCACGGTTGGCAACAGGGCGCAGCAGTTCGGGCATTGCTGTCGCAATACGGTTTTGTACAAGTGAAAACCCACCGCGATTATGGCGATAATGAACGCGTAACGCTGGGACAATGCTCAGCCGGAGCAACCTGCGGGCGTTGA
- the sirB1 gene encoding invasion regulator SirB1 — translation MSSIADFEFNQSPLSEGVILVSQSIRCDFSAQEVKQNLQQLVEEARSVIPADLDQDQQLERLIELFFHTWGFGGASGVYHLTDVLWLDKVLATRQGMPVSLGIIFLHIAHQLDLPLMPVIFPTQLILRADWLDDEMWLINPLNGDTLSEHVLEVWLKGNLGLSARLMDSDLDEAENVMIVRKLLDTLKVALMEEKQMELALRASEVVLQFDPEDPYEIRDRGLIYAQLDCDHIALSDLSYFVEQCPEDPVSEMIKVQIHSIEQKQIVLH, via the coding sequence ATGAGTTCTATTGCTGATTTTGAATTTAACCAGTCACCTTTAAGTGAAGGTGTGATTCTGGTTTCCCAGTCAATACGCTGCGATTTTTCTGCGCAGGAAGTGAAACAAAATCTGCAACAGCTCGTTGAAGAAGCGCGGTCGGTCATCCCCGCTGATTTGGATCAGGACCAACAGTTGGAAAGGCTGATTGAGCTTTTTTTCCATACCTGGGGGTTTGGCGGTGCCAGTGGTGTTTACCATTTGACCGACGTACTGTGGCTGGACAAAGTGCTGGCAACCCGGCAGGGGATGCCGGTATCGCTGGGAATTATCTTCCTGCATATCGCACATCAGTTGGATCTACCGCTGATGCCAGTAATTTTCCCCACTCAATTAATTCTGCGCGCTGACTGGCTCGATGATGAAATGTGGCTGATTAATCCGCTGAATGGCGACACGTTGAGCGAGCATGTGTTGGAGGTGTGGCTGAAAGGCAATCTTGGCCTTTCTGCCCGGTTGATGGATAGCGATCTGGATGAGGCGGAAAATGTAATGATTGTCCGCAAACTGCTGGATACCCTCAAGGTCGCATTGATGGAAGAAAAACAGATGGAACTGGCATTGCGTGCCAGTGAAGTCGTATTGCAATTCGACCCGGAAGATCCGTATGAAATCCGTGATCGAGGATTGATTTACGCGCAACTGGATTGTGACCATATCGCCTTGTCAGACCTGAGTTATTTTGTGGAGCAGTGCCCGGAAGACCCGGTCAGCGAAATGATTAAAGTGCAGATTCACTCCATTGAACAAAAGCAGATTGTGCTGCACTAA
- the kdsA gene encoding 3-deoxy-8-phosphooctulonate synthase produces MNNKVVNIGAIPVGNHLPFVLFGGMNVLESRDLAMRICEHYVTVTQKLGIPYVFKASFDKANRSSINSYRGPGLEEGMKIFQELKHTFGVKIITDVHEPQQAQPVSEVVDVIQLPAFLARQTDLVEAMAKTGAVINIKKPQFISPGQIGNIVDKFREGGNEQVILCDRGTNFGYDNLVVDMLGFNVMKQVSHGAPVIFDVTHALQCRDPFGAASGGRRAQVAELARAGMAVGIAGLFIEAHPEPNSARCDGPSALPLDKLEPFLQQMKAIDELVKGFPELDTSN; encoded by the coding sequence ATGAACAATAAAGTGGTTAACATCGGGGCTATCCCGGTCGGCAACCATCTGCCGTTTGTGCTGTTTGGTGGCATGAACGTGCTTGAGTCCCGCGATTTGGCGATGCGGATTTGCGAGCACTATGTCACGGTGACGCAAAAACTGGGCATTCCTTATGTCTTCAAGGCTTCCTTTGATAAAGCGAACCGTTCCTCCATCAACTCTTACCGTGGGCCGGGTCTGGAAGAAGGGATGAAGATTTTCCAGGAGTTGAAGCACACCTTCGGTGTCAAAATCATTACCGATGTGCATGAGCCGCAGCAAGCGCAACCGGTATCCGAGGTGGTTGACGTGATTCAGTTACCGGCATTCCTCGCACGCCAGACCGATCTGGTGGAGGCGATGGCAAAAACGGGCGCGGTGATTAACATCAAGAAACCGCAGTTCATCAGCCCTGGGCAAATTGGCAATATCGTGGATAAATTCCGCGAAGGCGGTAATGAGCAGGTGATTCTGTGTGATCGTGGCACCAACTTTGGTTATGACAACCTGGTAGTGGATATGCTGGGCTTTAATGTCATGAAACAGGTTTCTCATGGTGCACCGGTGATTTTCGATGTCACTCATGCGTTGCAGTGCCGTGATCCGTTTGGCGCAGCATCTGGTGGGCGTCGTGCCCAGGTGGCTGAACTGGCGCGTGCCGGTATGGCGGTTGGAATTGCCGGGTTGTTTATTGAAGCTCACCCGGAACCAAACAGCGCCAGATGCGATGGCCCGTCCGCGTTGCCGCTGGACAAACTGGAACCGTTCCTGCAACAGATGAAAGCGATTGATGAGCTGGTCAAGGGATTTCCTGAATTGGATACCAGCAACTGA
- a CDS encoding IS256 family transposase, producing the protein MSQPFDFDKALKALQSGQALTGKDGILTPLIKQLTEAALSAELDSHLAQDIEANRKNGSGKKTIKAPTGSFELATPRDRNGTFEPQLVKKHQTTLSDEIEHKIIRLFALGMSYQDISREIEDLYAFSVSTATISAVTDKVIPELKQWQQRPLEQVYPFVWLDAIHYKIREDGRYQSKAVYTVLALNLEGKKEVLGLYLSESEGANFWLSVLSDLQNRGVKDILIACVDGLTGFPEAINSIYPQTEVQLCVIHQIRNSIKYVASKHHKAFMTDLKPVYRAVSKEAAEMALDELEAKWGLQYPVVLQSCRRKWDNLSAYFRYPANIRKVIYTTNAIESVHRQFRKLTKTKGAFPNENSLLKLLYLGLMNAQEKWTMPIQSWNLTLSQLAIYFEGRLNNVMTL; encoded by the coding sequence ATGTCCCAGCCCTTCGATTTCGATAAAGCGCTTAAAGCCCTCCAGTCCGGTCAGGCATTAACGGGCAAAGATGGTATCTTAACGCCTTTAATCAAACAGTTAACGGAAGCTGCCCTGTCTGCGGAACTGGACTCTCATCTGGCTCAGGACATTGAAGCTAACCGTAAAAATGGCTCCGGCAAAAAGACCATTAAAGCCCCGACGGGCAGCTTCGAACTGGCGACTCCGCGCGATCGTAATGGCACTTTTGAACCCCAGTTGGTGAAAAAGCATCAGACCACGTTATCCGACGAGATCGAACACAAGATCATTCGCCTGTTTGCACTGGGGATGAGCTATCAGGACATTAGCCGGGAGATCGAAGATTTATATGCCTTCAGCGTGTCCACTGCCACCATCAGTGCAGTAACCGATAAAGTCATCCCTGAACTAAAACAGTGGCAACAGCGCCCGCTGGAGCAGGTTTATCCCTTCGTCTGGCTGGACGCTATTCACTATAAAATTCGGGAAGATGGCCGCTATCAGAGCAAAGCGGTTTACACCGTGCTGGCCCTGAATCTGGAAGGTAAAAAGGAAGTTCTGGGCCTGTATCTGTCAGAAAGTGAGGGGGCTAACTTCTGGCTGTCGGTATTAAGCGACCTGCAAAATCGCGGTGTTAAAGACATTCTGATTGCCTGCGTGGACGGGCTGACCGGCTTCCCAGAGGCAATAAACAGCATTTATCCGCAGACGGAAGTGCAGTTGTGCGTCATTCATCAGATACGCAATTCGATTAAATATGTGGCCTCAAAGCACCATAAAGCCTTCATGACCGACCTGAAGCCAGTCTACCGTGCAGTGTCAAAAGAAGCGGCCGAAATGGCACTGGATGAGCTGGAAGCGAAATGGGGGTTGCAGTATCCGGTGGTGCTCCAGTCGTGTCGACGCAAGTGGGACAATCTGTCAGCGTACTTCCGCTATCCGGCAAATATCCGCAAAGTCATTTACACCACAAATGCTATCGAATCGGTGCACAGACAGTTCAGGAAGCTGACCAAAACCAAAGGTGCTTTCCCGAATGAAAACAGTCTGTTGAAGCTGCTTTATCTGGGGCTGATGAACGCACAGGAAAAATGGACAATGCCCATCCAGAGCTGGAATTTGACATTGTCACAGTTGGCCATTTATTTTGAAGGGCGACTAAATAACGTGATGACGTTGTAG
- a CDS encoding IS4 family transposase yields the protein MELSQALGIINLTAPDEVQSLADLLSPDLIQQAFTLTDTVTLRKRKLPLESMVWLVIGMAIFNNKPVSHIVNLMDIADRTGRPFTAPSSVIARRKTLGEDAIRVLFELTQQHWHEESRHPLWNGLTLNAVDGVVWRTPDTPENAAAFAKAENQYGEKGFPQVRMVCLMELSSHLLRASVMGRYDVNEMRLAAGLAKQAPDNSVTLFDRGFWSTGLLHDWHRAGENRHWLLPLKKGTQYEVIRRLGRQDELITLKTSPQARKQWEGLPDELTVRLISRKVNGVERQVVTSMTDAMRYPAADIAELYKHRWEIELGYREAKQLLCGNRWTLRSKLPEMVRQELWGILLTYNLVRYQMVKMAFSLKGDYLPYQLSFSGSVAEIMRLLIGLPWSSPGAVPGHLKHFYSNAAMLKLPPRREREYEREVRQKKPKYPFKNNASHLK from the coding sequence ATGGAACTTTCACAGGCCCTCGGCATTATCAATCTTACCGCTCCCGATGAAGTTCAGAGTCTTGCCGACCTCCTTTCCCCCGACCTTATTCAGCAGGCCTTTACCCTCACGGATACCGTGACGCTACGTAAGCGTAAGCTTCCCCTCGAATCCATGGTCTGGCTGGTTATAGGTATGGCTATTTTCAACAACAAGCCTGTGTCCCATATCGTCAATCTGATGGACATCGCTGACCGGACTGGCAGACCTTTTACCGCACCCAGCTCCGTCATTGCCCGCCGCAAAACGCTGGGTGAGGATGCCATTAGAGTGCTGTTCGAACTGACACAACAGCACTGGCATGAAGAATCCCGGCATCCGCTCTGGAACGGGCTGACGCTGAACGCCGTTGATGGCGTGGTCTGGCGAACGCCCGACACACCGGAAAATGCCGCTGCCTTCGCGAAAGCGGAAAATCAGTACGGTGAAAAAGGCTTCCCGCAGGTCCGCATGGTGTGTCTGATGGAACTGAGCAGTCACCTGCTGCGCGCCAGCGTGATGGGCCGGTATGACGTTAATGAGATGCGGCTGGCGGCAGGACTGGCAAAGCAGGCACCGGATAATAGCGTGACGTTGTTCGACAGGGGCTTCTGGTCAACAGGCCTGCTGCATGACTGGCACAGGGCAGGTGAGAACCGCCACTGGTTGTTGCCGCTGAAAAAGGGCACGCAGTATGAGGTGATACGCAGACTGGGCAGGCAGGATGAACTGATAACGCTGAAGACCTCGCCACAGGCAAGAAAACAGTGGGAAGGTCTGCCGGATGAGCTCACTGTCCGGTTAATCAGCAGGAAGGTTAACGGTGTGGAACGTCAGGTTGTCACATCGATGACGGACGCGATGCGTTACCCGGCGGCAGACATAGCAGAACTCTACAAACACCGGTGGGAAATCGAACTGGGGTATCGTGAGGCGAAGCAGTTGCTGTGCGGCAACCGCTGGACGCTGAGAAGTAAATTACCGGAGATGGTGAGACAGGAGCTGTGGGGGATACTGCTGACATACAACCTGGTGCGGTATCAGATGGTGAAAATGGCGTTCAGCCTGAAAGGAGATTATCTGCCGTATCAGCTGAGCTTCAGCGGTTCGGTGGCAGAAATCATGCGGCTGTTAATCGGGCTGCCATGGTCCTCACCGGGAGCAGTGCCGGGACACCTGAAGCACTTCTACAGCAATGCCGCGATGCTGAAACTGCCGCCGAGACGGGAGCGGGAGTATGAAAGAGAAGTGAGGCAAAAAAAGCCCAAATACCCTTTTAAAAACAATGCCAGTCACCTTAAGTGA
- the ydgH gene encoding DUF1471 family protein YdgH — MKLKTSVVASTLLSIVAFSAQAAQELTPEKAQSLQPFERITFFGRYDAIYEAAADASLKADARGAAAFYIQGTSEVNGGRWQVTVDLYKKDAPAATKETQYRQFSGVRELPKDDAVRLEPFDTVTVNGAFNNQPEVNEAIGNAARKKGAYAFYIVRQADINSSGSTQTITAFVYKKDAPKRQVQSPDMIPANSEAGKAAIAAGGAAASKVEIPGVATSSSLSDKVGNFFQTQSSNVGSRYTVTMSDGTKIQELNNATAAQMAPFDSISFRDSFSSPTDISEAVAKRAYKKGAKFYHITKQWQENGDHYTISADLYK; from the coding sequence ATGAAGCTGAAAACTAGCGTTGTTGCATCCACTCTTCTATCAATAGTAGCGTTTTCGGCGCAAGCTGCGCAGGAACTTACGCCAGAGAAAGCACAATCACTCCAGCCCTTTGAGCGTATTACCTTTTTTGGTCGCTACGATGCTATCTACGAAGCGGCGGCCGATGCCTCCCTGAAGGCAGATGCACGCGGTGCCGCGGCGTTTTACATTCAAGGCACATCTGAAGTGAACGGTGGGCGCTGGCAGGTAACGGTTGACTTGTATAAAAAAGATGCGCCTGCCGCAACCAAAGAGACCCAGTATCGCCAATTCAGTGGTGTCAGAGAATTGCCAAAAGATGATGCGGTCCGCCTTGAGCCTTTCGATACCGTAACCGTGAACGGCGCGTTCAATAATCAACCAGAAGTGAATGAAGCCATCGGTAACGCAGCCAGAAAGAAAGGGGCTTACGCGTTCTACATCGTTCGTCAGGCGGATATCAACTCAAGCGGATCGACCCAAACTATTACTGCTTTTGTCTACAAAAAGGATGCGCCTAAGCGCCAGGTACAGAGTCCGGATATGATCCCTGCCAACTCCGAAGCAGGCAAGGCTGCGATTGCTGCCGGCGGTGCTGCTGCCTCTAAAGTGGAAATCCCCGGCGTAGCAACCTCTTCAAGTCTGAGTGATAAAGTGGGTAACTTCTTCCAGACTCAATCCTCTAACGTCGGTTCCCGCTACACAGTCACGATGTCTGACGGCACCAAAATTCAGGAACTGAATAACGCGACTGCGGCCCAAATGGCACCGTTTGATTCCATTAGTTTCCGTGATAGCTTCAGTAGCCCAACGGACATCTCTGAGGCCGTAGCCAAGCGTGCTTACAAGAAGGGAGCCAAATTCTACCACATCACCAAACAGTGGCAGGAAAATGGCGACCACTACACCATCAGCGCCGACTTATACAAATAA
- the pntA gene encoding Re/Si-specific NAD(P)(+) transhydrogenase subunit alpha, translating to MRIGVPKERLANEARVAATPKTVEQLLKLGFEVAIERGAGKLASFEDSAYEQVGATILDTADVWQSDILLKVNAPLDEEIELTRSGSTIISFIWPAQNPSLLETLAARQVTVLAMDAVPRISRAQSMDALSSMANIAGYRAIVEAAHEFGRFFTGQITAAGKVPPAKVLIIGAGVAGLAAIGAAGSLGAIVRAFDTRPEVKEQVKSMGAEFLELEFEEEAGSGDGYAKVMSEAFIKAEMALFAAQAQEVDIIVTTALIPGKPAPRLITREMVQSMKPGSVIVDLAAQTGGNCELTVADQVTVTENGVKIIGYTDLPSRLPTQSSQLYGTNLVNLLKLLCKEKNGEIDIDFEDNVIRGVTVIKAGEITWPAPPIQVSAQPQQAKPAAAATAQPEAKPASPLNKFIFIAIAIVLFGWLANVAPKEFLSHFTVFALSCVVGYYVVWNVSHALHTPLMSVTNAISGIIVVGALLQIGHGGWVSFFSFIAVLIASINIFGGFTVTQRMLKMFRKN from the coding sequence ATGCGTATTGGTGTACCAAAAGAGAGGTTGGCCAATGAAGCCCGTGTCGCAGCCACGCCAAAAACGGTGGAGCAACTGCTGAAACTGGGCTTTGAGGTCGCTATTGAGCGTGGGGCGGGAAAGCTCGCCAGTTTCGAAGATAGCGCTTATGAGCAAGTGGGCGCGACGATTCTGGATACGGCAGATGTCTGGCAGAGTGATATTCTGCTCAAGGTGAATGCGCCGCTGGACGAGGAAATAGAATTAACCCGCTCCGGTAGCACGATCATCAGTTTCATCTGGCCGGCCCAGAATCCATCGTTGCTGGAAACGCTGGCGGCGCGTCAGGTGACGGTGCTGGCGATGGATGCGGTACCGCGTATTTCTCGCGCCCAGTCTATGGATGCGCTGAGTTCGATGGCGAACATTGCTGGTTATCGCGCCATTGTTGAAGCGGCGCATGAATTCGGGCGCTTCTTTACCGGCCAGATCACGGCGGCAGGCAAGGTGCCGCCAGCCAAGGTGCTGATTATCGGCGCTGGTGTAGCAGGCCTTGCTGCTATCGGTGCCGCTGGCAGCCTGGGTGCGATTGTACGTGCGTTTGATACTCGCCCGGAAGTGAAGGAACAGGTTAAAAGCATGGGTGCCGAATTCCTGGAACTGGAATTCGAAGAAGAAGCGGGTAGTGGCGATGGTTATGCCAAGGTGATGTCTGAAGCCTTTATCAAGGCGGAGATGGCATTGTTCGCCGCACAGGCGCAGGAGGTGGATATTATTGTCACCACCGCGCTAATCCCCGGTAAACCAGCCCCACGTCTGATCACCCGTGAGATGGTACAGAGCATGAAGCCCGGCAGCGTGATAGTCGATCTGGCGGCGCAGACCGGTGGTAACTGCGAGCTAACCGTCGCGGATCAGGTCACGGTGACGGAAAATGGCGTGAAAATCATCGGTTACACTGATCTGCCAAGTCGTTTGCCGACCCAGTCTTCACAGCTGTATGGTACCAATCTGGTGAATCTGCTGAAGTTGCTGTGTAAAGAGAAAAACGGTGAGATCGACATTGATTTCGAAGATAACGTTATTCGTGGCGTAACCGTCATCAAGGCGGGTGAAATCACCTGGCCTGCACCGCCGATTCAGGTTTCTGCTCAGCCGCAACAGGCTAAACCTGCCGCTGCTGCCACCGCTCAGCCAGAGGCTAAGCCCGCTTCACCGTTGAATAAATTTATTTTCATCGCTATTGCGATTGTGCTGTTTGGCTGGCTGGCGAATGTGGCGCCGAAAGAGTTCCTGTCGCACTTCACCGTGTTTGCGTTGTCCTGCGTGGTGGGATATTACGTGGTCTGGAATGTCAGTCACGCATTGCATACGCCGTTGATGTCGGTCACCAATGCCATTTCCGGCATTATTGTGGTGGGCGCGTTGTTGCAGATTGGCCATGGTGGGTGGGTATCCTTTTTCTCCTTCATCGCCGTGCTGATCGCCAGCATCAATATTTTCGGCGGGTTTACCGTCACTCAGCGTATGCTGAAAATGTTCCGCAAGAATTAA
- the pntB gene encoding Re/Si-specific NAD(P)(+) transhydrogenase subunit beta yields the protein MSGGLVTAAYIVAAILFIFSLAGLSKHETSRQGNIFGISGMTIALLATILGPNAGNVGWIIAAMVIGGAVGVHLARKVEMTEMPELVAILHSFVGLAAVLVGFNSFIGEGDIADPIMENIHLTEVFLGVFIGAVTFTGSIVAFGKLRGLLSSKPLMLPNRHKLNLLALVLSFLLLLVFVKTGSTAMQVFALLLMTMIALVFGWHLVASIGGADMPVVVSMLNSYSGWAAAAAGFMLSNDLLIVTGALVGSSGAILSYIMCKAMNRSFISVIAGGFGTDGSSAGGDEAVGEHRETTAEEVAELLKNSTSVIITPGYGMAVAQAQYPVHDITAKLRARGITVRFGIHPVAGRLPGHMNVLLAEAKVPYDIVLEMDEINDDFTDTDTVLVIGANDTVNPAAQEDPHSPIAGMPVLEVWKAQNVIVFKRSMNTGYAGVQNPLFFKENTQMLFGDAKESVEAILKAL from the coding sequence ATGTCTGGAGGATTAGTGACTGCAGCGTATATCGTTGCTGCAATTTTGTTTATTTTCAGTCTGGCTGGCTTATCCAAACACGAGACGTCCCGTCAGGGGAACATTTTCGGCATTAGCGGGATGACCATTGCACTGCTGGCGACCATTCTGGGGCCGAATGCCGGTAACGTGGGGTGGATTATCGCGGCGATGGTGATTGGCGGCGCTGTCGGCGTGCATCTGGCTCGCAAGGTTGAAATGACTGAAATGCCAGAACTGGTGGCGATTCTGCACAGTTTTGTCGGTTTGGCAGCGGTATTGGTCGGTTTTAACAGCTTTATCGGCGAAGGCGATATTGCTGACCCGATCATGGAAAATATCCATTTGACCGAAGTGTTTCTGGGGGTCTTCATCGGTGCGGTGACCTTTACCGGCTCAATAGTCGCGTTTGGCAAACTACGCGGCTTACTGTCATCCAAGCCGTTGATGTTGCCTAACCGTCATAAGTTGAATCTGCTGGCGCTGGTATTGTCATTCCTGCTGTTGCTGGTATTTGTTAAAACCGGCAGCACTGCAATGCAAGTGTTTGCGCTGCTGCTGATGACGATGATTGCACTGGTGTTTGGCTGGCATCTGGTGGCGTCTATCGGTGGCGCGGATATGCCGGTAGTGGTTTCCATGCTGAATTCCTATTCAGGTTGGGCTGCCGCCGCGGCAGGTTTCATGCTGAGCAATGACCTGTTGATCGTCACTGGTGCGCTGGTGGGTTCTTCCGGTGCCATTTTGTCCTACATTATGTGCAAAGCGATGAACCGTTCGTTCATTAGTGTGATTGCCGGTGGTTTCGGTACTGATGGTTCTTCTGCGGGTGGCGATGAGGCGGTGGGTGAACATCGTGAAACCACGGCGGAAGAGGTGGCGGAATTGCTGAAAAATTCCACGTCGGTGATCATTACGCCGGGATATGGCATGGCGGTGGCGCAGGCGCAATATCCGGTGCATGACATTACCGCTAAATTGCGTGCTCGCGGGATTACTGTGCGCTTTGGTATTCACCCGGTTGCCGGGCGGTTACCTGGACATATGAACGTGCTGTTGGCCGAAGCTAAGGTCCCTTACGACATCGTGCTGGAGATGGATGAAATCAACGATGATTTCACCGATACCGACACTGTGCTGGTGATTGGCGCTAACGACACCGTTAACCCGGCTGCGCAGGAAGATCCACATAGCCCGATTGCCGGTATGCCGGTGCTGGAAGTGTGGAAAGCGCAGAATGTTATCGTGTTCAAACGCTCGATGAATACCGGTTATGCTGGGGTGCAGAATCCGCTGTTCTTCAAGGAAAACACGCAGATGCTGTTTGGCGATGCCAAAGAAAGCGTGGAAGCGATTCTGAAGGCGTTATAA